The Granulicella sibirica genome has a segment encoding these proteins:
- a CDS encoding alpha/beta hydrolase encodes MKKTIEFPTFDGLYILRGTAYLPDGATGPVPAIIASSGLGDSAERLEPVAEAFAQQGFGVLTYDHRNCGISDGMPRLEIDPIAQARDMKMAITFAQSFEHFESKRLGLWGTSFSGSHVLAVAAYDKRIKAVVSQVPWISGVEVVLRTGGLPLMEAFQQVIDSEWSKVLAGEPSPTVVLGRTKDDPSTEFSLFRDDDAMNYFANGPMGTPASWVNGLTLRSLAYFLDHDILAHAKRISPTPLMMILASEDKTMPVEPAYDFFQAALEPKEVVAIPGGHYDIYMPDRTFTQATEAAVRWFKSHL; translated from the coding sequence ATGAAAAAGACGATCGAATTTCCGACTTTTGACGGTCTGTACATCCTTCGCGGAACGGCTTATCTCCCAGACGGCGCGACAGGACCTGTTCCAGCAATCATCGCTTCAAGCGGGTTGGGCGACAGTGCAGAACGCCTTGAACCGGTCGCCGAGGCCTTCGCTCAACAAGGATTTGGTGTTCTGACATATGACCACCGCAATTGCGGAATCAGTGACGGAATGCCCCGGCTGGAGATCGATCCGATAGCCCAGGCCCGTGACATGAAGATGGCCATCACTTTCGCCCAATCATTCGAGCATTTTGAATCGAAGCGTCTGGGACTTTGGGGAACCAGCTTTAGCGGTAGTCATGTATTGGCCGTCGCGGCCTATGACAAACGAATCAAGGCAGTCGTCTCCCAAGTCCCATGGATCTCGGGCGTCGAGGTGGTGCTTCGCACTGGCGGGCTTCCGCTCATGGAAGCCTTTCAACAGGTCATTGATAGCGAATGGAGCAAGGTCTTGGCTGGGGAACCGTCGCCAACAGTAGTCCTCGGCCGCACTAAGGACGACCCTTCGACCGAATTTTCGCTCTTCCGAGATGATGATGCAATGAACTACTTCGCCAACGGGCCAATGGGCACGCCTGCCAGTTGGGTTAACGGACTCACGCTTCGTTCGCTCGCTTATTTTCTCGATCACGACATCCTTGCTCATGCTAAGCGAATTAGCCCGACGCCACTGATGATGATCCTGGCTTCGGAGGACAAAACAATGCCCGTTGAGCCGGCCTACGACTTTTTTCAAGCGGCGCTTGAGCCCAAGGAAGTCGTAGCCATACCCGGTGGGCATTACGACATTTACATGCCAGACCGTACCTTCACCCAGGCTACGGAAGCCGCTGTTAGGTGGTTCAAGAGCCATCTCTAG